The Zootoca vivipara chromosome 5, rZooViv1.1, whole genome shotgun sequence genome includes the window GAATGGACAGTGcaagccatttctttctttctgttgtctgcacaatttaagaagaaaatattctgctttctctccagctgttgctgcaaGTCTTTGATTCAGACTCTGTTCTCTGGCTTTGGCCACTCAGAGACAGCCTTTCAAAGGCCCAGTAATAAGCCCCATTAAAACTGCCAGGAATGCTGCTGCAGTGCTGTCATGCAGATTTCTAGAATTCTCCCAAGTTCATGTACCATCCTCCTATGAGACACAGGAGTAAATCATTGGGTTTGTGCAGCCTTTATAAGGACTGTGTTTGGCCCCATGCACTGCCCATGTCATATTACAAGCCCACTGCACATGATTCCTTGTCTGAGTGTTTGCATCCTTGTCTAGAATTACAAAAGCTAGAACAGAGCAAGGTCTCTTAATTGTGCTTGAGGGAGTTGGTGATGACTTTCTTTGGTTTGTCCCAATTGCATTCTTCATACTGAGAAAGGTGTGAGTCTCCATAGGCCATTGCAGAATGAGTGGTGTGTGTTTATAGCTAAAGACAGCAGTTTCTTGATAATACAGGGATGGGAATGGTCCTGTTTGTAAGAACAAAAAGGCTGTCTGGAGTAAGGAGTGTAGAAACCTTTCTTCAAATGCTTTTCTCCCACCCAGCTGTGCACAGTTCCAATATGTGAGCTCAGCAGAGGAGGAAAGTATTCAGGAGAAGGATAGCAAGGAGGGGACAATGGTGCCCCACTCCTTACCCCCATACAttgcttttggttttttattctttaaaaaaaaagtccccatgTGATTGATATATCTCCATTTAACTACCAGAGGATGCAGTTAGATTTTTCTCTGAAATAATAAAACTTGTTCTGGAGGACCACTTTATGTTGCTTACAGCAGAAATCTTTCAGATCTCTTGTGAAATTCAGGGCCTAAAGgagtttcccccctctttcttattAAACCtgactgtttttccttttttactttAAAGTAGGTTCTTCCATCAACTTACAATATAGGAGAGAAGGAATAAAAATACCATGCACGCCAAAGTACCCAAAGACTGGCTCCAGTAAGGGgaaataccggtatatatatttatattatttctttcttGGGAATTACTGCATGAATGGAGAGTTCTGTGTTCTAGCTAGTAGACTTTCGTCCATGTTTAGAGCAGGGCACCCTTCCTCCTGTGGGGGGCATGGGCACCACAACATAGCTCTTTTGCAGAAGAAAAACAATAATGGGATGAGAAAAGCCTCCTTCCCGAAGCACCAGGTAAAACACCCATGCCCTTAACAAATACAACACAGGGACAAAGAGAGGCGACCgtcaaattaaaacacaaccagacactgatttatttattttttaattgagaGGGTTAGGAAGGGGGGCTCAAGGGGGAGTCTGAAGGTACCACGGTGCACAGTGGGCAGTCCATGTTTTGAGCAAGGACATGCCCCCATCCCACATTTCTAGTGCATGCATATTAAAAACATTCTCTCTACCCCCTCAACCTCTCAGTGTTGGCATGAAATTTTCCATGATATGCTAGTGGTGGGGTAGACTTTAAATAGCGCACGTAACTGAACATTTAGGTGTTGTTCTTATTGGAAGCCCACTATTCAAACACTTGGAAGCCAACATAAAGGGATGATGTGACTTCTCTGATAACTTATAAATGCTTTTCACTTTCTGGAGTGCATTTCTGTACCTGTGGGGAAAGTTCAGAATCACACACACTTTCAACTCGAAGTCATTATTCTGGTATCCGGCATGGCAGGGATGACCAACGTCTAGATTCACAGAGGGGTTATACTGTTCTCCAAACAGTGGCCCAGCATATTTTGCTGCACAAAAGATATCTAATGTAGATTTGCTTCATGAATTGACTGTTCCACACGCCCTTGAATTTACTTAAAATTTAAGGTTAATTAGTCTTTGGTATCCCACCAGCCTCAGAAAATAGCTAATCAAATGTGAAATGCATTTACTTCCTtgtatgtgt containing:
- the LOC118096437 gene encoding disks large homolog 5-like isoform X1; protein product: MQAELTRFKTMQLKAMKDAEKYKEERDKVLNEMDRLKSELELAKSQLKCMSRVSSEKMEALGQVQKCTASEEHLSPELQEWPMYSPKHGSHSRPSSIRLVGSSINLQYRREGIKIPCTPKYPKTGSSKGKYRYIYLYYFFLGNYCMNGEFCVLASRLSSMFRAGHPSSCGGHGHHNIALLQKKNNNGMRKASFPKHQVKHPCP